The following proteins are encoded in a genomic region of Myxococcota bacterium:
- the htpX gene encoding protease HtpX, which translates to MKRVFFFVLTNVAVLLVASITLRLIGVESILHANGVDLNYQALLVYSAVFGMAGSFVSLLLSKTMAKRGVGAVVIESPRNAREQWLVNAVSRHAQAAGIGMPEVAIFESPQPNAFATGARRDSALVAVSTGLLRSMRDEEIDAVLGHEIAHVANGDMVTLTLIQGVVNTFVIFLSRVVGFLVDRVLLRGDDERQGGGFGIGYFAATMVAQVVFGILASVVVSWFSRRREFAADAGGARLAGRENMIAALERLRSVADPQPLPASLDAFGIAGGRGFAALFASHPPLEDRIEALRRGA; encoded by the coding sequence ATGAAGCGCGTCTTCTTCTTCGTCCTGACCAACGTCGCCGTGCTGCTCGTCGCGAGCATCACGCTGCGGCTGATCGGCGTCGAATCGATCCTGCACGCGAACGGCGTCGACCTGAACTACCAGGCCCTGCTCGTCTACTCCGCCGTCTTCGGCATGGCCGGCTCGTTCGTCTCGCTGCTGCTGTCGAAGACGATGGCGAAGCGCGGGGTGGGCGCCGTGGTGATCGAGTCGCCGCGCAACGCGCGCGAGCAGTGGCTCGTGAACGCCGTGTCCCGCCACGCCCAGGCCGCGGGCATCGGGATGCCGGAGGTCGCGATCTTCGAGTCGCCGCAGCCGAACGCCTTCGCGACCGGCGCGCGGCGCGACTCGGCACTCGTCGCCGTCAGCACGGGCCTCTTGCGCTCGATGCGCGACGAGGAGATCGACGCCGTCCTCGGCCACGAGATCGCCCACGTCGCGAACGGTGACATGGTGACGCTGACGCTCATCCAGGGCGTCGTGAACACGTTCGTGATCTTCCTGTCGCGCGTGGTCGGCTTCCTGGTCGACCGCGTGCTGCTGCGCGGCGACGACGAGCGCCAGGGAGGCGGCTTCGGGATCGGCTACTTCGCGGCCACGATGGTCGCGCAGGTCGTGTTCGGCATCCTCGCGAGCGTCGTCGTGAGCTGGTTCTCGCGCCGCCGCGAGTTCGCAGCCGACGCCGGAGGCGCGCGGCTCGCCGGCCGCGAGAACATGATCGCGGCGCTCGAGCGGCTCCGGTCGGTCGCCGACCCGCAGCCGCTTCCGGCCTCGCTCGACGCCTTCGGCATCGCGGGCGGGCGGGGGTTCGCGGCGCTCTTCGCGAGCCACCCGCCGCTCGAGGACCGCATCGAGGCGCTGCGCCGGGGCGCGTGA
- a CDS encoding efflux RND transporter periplasmic adaptor subunit, translating into MSTHRALAALAALAALASQAACSDSAAQSEPPAALAPSAADAIETRHRVRAVAVRRAALDAEERAAGIVRAFHNANVTAETSGRVVRRAVERGADVAQGDLLVELDATRLEIELRRAEATLRARANDLAHARREHERGEQLVAQNAISEQHRDDLRHALDRATDEHALAQVARDAARRALADTRIAAPFAGRVDDLAVDVGDFVAPGTPVATVVDLTRARVFAGVTAQEAAALDGREEATVRFAALGGEAVRAQLVSVATVASERDGTYAVELRIDAPPPALRDGMVASVDLPTRSSEAHPLVPRAALMRRAGQPEVFVVEGGGAARTARLRGIRTGRSGGEWIEVLEGVSEGDEVIVDGQFALRDGAAVVLDQSPQRAD; encoded by the coding sequence ATGAGCACGCACCGCGCGCTCGCCGCCCTCGCCGCGCTCGCCGCCCTCGCTTCGCAGGCCGCCTGCTCCGACTCGGCCGCGCAGAGCGAGCCGCCCGCGGCGCTCGCGCCGAGTGCCGCCGACGCCATCGAGACGCGCCACCGCGTTCGCGCGGTCGCCGTGCGGCGCGCGGCGCTCGACGCGGAGGAGCGCGCGGCGGGCATCGTGCGCGCGTTCCACAACGCGAACGTCACCGCGGAGACGTCGGGCCGCGTCGTCCGCCGCGCCGTCGAGCGCGGCGCCGACGTCGCGCAGGGCGACCTGCTCGTCGAGCTCGATGCGACGCGGCTCGAGATCGAGCTGCGGCGCGCCGAGGCCACGCTGCGCGCGCGCGCCAACGACCTCGCGCACGCGCGCCGCGAGCACGAGCGCGGCGAGCAGCTCGTCGCGCAGAACGCCATCAGCGAGCAGCACCGCGACGACCTGCGCCACGCGCTCGACCGCGCGACCGACGAGCACGCACTCGCGCAGGTCGCGCGCGACGCCGCGCGGCGCGCGCTCGCCGACACGCGCATCGCCGCGCCCTTCGCCGGGCGCGTCGACGATCTCGCCGTCGACGTGGGCGACTTCGTCGCACCGGGAACGCCCGTCGCGACGGTCGTGGACCTGACCCGCGCGCGCGTCTTCGCCGGCGTGACCGCGCAGGAGGCCGCCGCGCTCGACGGGCGCGAGGAGGCGACCGTCCGCTTCGCGGCGCTCGGCGGCGAAGCGGTGCGCGCGCAGCTCGTGAGCGTCGCGACCGTCGCGAGCGAGCGCGACGGCACCTACGCGGTCGAGCTGCGCATCGACGCTCCGCCGCCCGCGCTGCGCGACGGCATGGTCGCGAGCGTCGATCTGCCCACGCGGTCGTCCGAGGCGCATCCCCTCGTTCCGCGCGCGGCGCTGATGCGCCGCGCCGGCCAGCCCGAGGTGTTCGTCGTCGAAGGGGGAGGCGCGGCGCGCACGGCCCGGCTCCGCGGCATCCGCACGGGTCGCTCGGGCGGCGAGTGGATCGAGGTGCTCGAGGGCGTGAGCGAGGGCGACGAGGTGATCGTCGACGGCCAGTTCGCGCTCCGCGACGGCGCCGCCGTCGTGCTCGACCAGTCGCCGCAGCGGGCGGACTGA
- a CDS encoding efflux RND transporter permease subunit, translated as MERIVRYFVDRHMLVNVITLAVVAVGVWNLMRTRVEGFPTIDLPSFMITAELPGAAARDVEAKVTIPLEEAISEVDGIDHFTTVVTQNRSVTTVDLDDDTPREQILETERELRDAVDGVADFPAEMRDDPSFFRLDPSKQPVLELALAGPADLLPDVAKDLERRIRRLPEIGDVGIVGLPDPEARVFVDPDLARAHGVTLLDVVQTLERRNVSATGGPLETANARRQVVMWGRYEDPSEIGPTILRFDPGEGAVRIADVARVELGREDTGLVSGTNGRAGLSIIPQKKSDGDLIRAQRSIVKLVESTPLPAGVEATIVNDSSYEIRNRLEIIANNGLMGIVLVALIVFLFLAPSAATWVCLGVPLVILGVLVVMPRLDIGINFVSTVAFVVVLGLLVDDAVVIAEKILLKRQDGLSPRDAAIAGTSEVARPVIASAVTTLLAFGPILAIGGFPKRILWQMPAVVCISLGLSLLEAFLILPAHMSMVRGDAQPRPKRRFVLRLEAAYRGLLERSLPRRNRVIAGFAIAWLVIMLGIAPRMQFQFFPQDDARALFVKVKTPIGTPLERTEAVLDAIQAQIPPVMGTDLRGMTARVGHQDIYGIDREYGSAENEGLISVYIDLEHRTATAADWIERIKQTLRVPADCEVVYEAAVDGPPGLEPVRVYVLSNDDAVRREVALDVKRFVEAKGAIDVDIDERPGMRQLDLELDHEKLALRGLDAATVGTTLQAAYFGIVATEIRDVEETIDVRVQFEPSARQSVEGLLDTQVRDAQGRLVALRDVVDPVEIPALAAIRHRDGVRAASVVGSLGPHSPYTSSSLAELMERDLLPQYASRPDVAIEIAGEVVQSRRATGDLGTVFALSVVGIACVIAVMLGSFLEALFVVSVVPFSVAAVVLTFFLHGMHFSMLALIGTIGLAGVVVNASIVMIDAVHQAQQRVASEAPLARTAAMVDALVGRLRPILVTSLSTLGGVFPTAYGLGGYDAVMSPMSLALGWGLALSTIVTLFLVPALYVTANDWARRLDEWRRRRGIAAGRGLAAEGGAAPLASLPRDAA; from the coding sequence ATGGAACGCATCGTCCGCTACTTCGTCGATCGCCACATGCTCGTCAACGTGATCACGCTCGCCGTGGTCGCCGTCGGCGTCTGGAACCTGATGCGCACGCGCGTCGAGGGCTTCCCGACGATCGACCTCCCGAGCTTCATGATCACGGCCGAGCTGCCCGGCGCCGCCGCGCGCGACGTCGAGGCGAAGGTCACGATCCCGCTCGAGGAGGCGATCTCCGAGGTCGACGGGATCGACCACTTCACCACGGTCGTCACGCAGAACCGCAGCGTCACGACCGTCGATCTCGACGACGACACGCCGCGCGAGCAGATCCTCGAGACCGAGCGCGAGCTGCGCGATGCGGTCGACGGCGTAGCCGACTTCCCCGCCGAGATGCGCGACGACCCGAGCTTCTTCCGGCTCGACCCATCGAAGCAGCCGGTGCTCGAGCTCGCCCTCGCCGGCCCCGCCGATCTGCTGCCCGACGTCGCGAAGGACCTCGAGCGGCGCATCCGGCGCCTGCCCGAGATCGGCGACGTCGGCATCGTCGGCCTCCCCGACCCCGAGGCGCGGGTCTTCGTCGACCCCGATCTCGCGCGCGCGCACGGCGTGACGCTGCTCGACGTCGTCCAGACGCTCGAGCGCCGCAACGTGTCCGCGACGGGAGGGCCGCTCGAGACCGCGAACGCGCGCCGCCAGGTGGTGATGTGGGGGCGCTACGAGGATCCGTCCGAGATCGGCCCGACCATCCTCCGCTTCGACCCGGGCGAGGGCGCCGTGCGCATCGCCGACGTCGCGCGCGTCGAGCTCGGACGCGAGGACACGGGCCTCGTCTCGGGGACGAACGGCCGCGCGGGCCTCTCGATCATTCCGCAGAAGAAGAGCGACGGTGACCTGATCCGCGCGCAGCGCAGCATCGTGAAGCTCGTCGAGTCGACGCCGCTGCCGGCGGGCGTCGAGGCCACGATCGTCAACGACAGCTCGTACGAGATCCGCAACCGCCTCGAGATCATCGCCAACAACGGCCTGATGGGCATCGTGCTCGTCGCGCTGATCGTGTTCCTGTTCCTGGCGCCGTCCGCCGCGACGTGGGTCTGCCTCGGCGTGCCGCTCGTCATCCTGGGCGTGCTCGTCGTGATGCCGCGCCTCGACATCGGGATCAACTTCGTGTCGACGGTCGCCTTCGTCGTCGTGCTCGGCCTGCTCGTCGACGACGCGGTCGTGATCGCGGAGAAGATCCTGCTGAAGCGCCAGGACGGGCTGTCGCCGCGCGACGCCGCGATCGCCGGCACGAGCGAGGTGGCGCGTCCGGTCATCGCGTCGGCCGTGACGACGCTGCTCGCGTTCGGGCCGATCCTCGCGATCGGCGGCTTCCCGAAGCGCATCCTGTGGCAGATGCCCGCGGTCGTGTGCATCTCGCTCGGACTGTCGCTGCTCGAGGCCTTCCTCATCCTGCCGGCGCACATGTCGATGGTCCGCGGCGACGCCCAGCCGCGCCCGAAGCGCCGCTTCGTGCTGCGCCTCGAGGCCGCCTATCGCGGGCTGCTCGAGCGCTCCCTGCCCCGTCGCAACCGCGTGATCGCCGGCTTCGCGATCGCGTGGCTCGTGATCATGCTGGGCATCGCGCCGCGCATGCAGTTCCAGTTCTTTCCGCAGGACGACGCGCGCGCCCTCTTCGTCAAGGTGAAGACGCCGATCGGAACGCCGCTCGAGCGGACGGAGGCGGTGCTCGACGCGATCCAGGCCCAGATCCCCCCGGTGATGGGCACGGACCTGCGAGGCATGACCGCGCGCGTCGGCCACCAGGACATCTACGGAATCGATCGCGAGTACGGATCCGCGGAGAACGAGGGGCTGATCAGCGTCTACATCGACCTCGAGCACCGCACCGCGACCGCCGCCGACTGGATCGAGCGCATCAAGCAGACCCTGCGCGTTCCCGCGGACTGCGAGGTCGTCTACGAGGCCGCGGTCGACGGCCCGCCCGGGCTCGAGCCGGTGCGCGTCTACGTGCTGTCGAACGACGACGCCGTGCGCCGCGAGGTCGCGCTCGACGTGAAGCGCTTCGTCGAGGCCAAGGGCGCGATCGACGTCGACATCGACGAGCGGCCGGGCATGCGGCAGCTCGACCTCGAGCTCGATCACGAGAAGCTCGCGCTGCGCGGGCTCGACGCGGCGACGGTCGGCACCACGCTGCAGGCGGCCTACTTCGGCATCGTCGCCACCGAGATCCGCGACGTCGAGGAGACGATCGACGTGCGCGTGCAGTTCGAGCCGAGCGCGCGGCAGTCCGTCGAGGGCCTGCTCGACACGCAGGTGCGCGACGCGCAGGGCCGGCTGGTCGCGCTGCGCGACGTGGTCGACCCCGTCGAGATCCCCGCGCTCGCCGCGATCCGCCACCGCGACGGCGTGCGCGCCGCGAGCGTCGTCGGCAGCCTCGGCCCCCACAGCCCGTACACGTCCTCGAGCCTCGCCGAGCTCATGGAGCGCGATCTCCTGCCGCAGTACGCGAGCCGCCCGGACGTCGCGATCGAGATCGCGGGCGAGGTCGTGCAGTCGCGCCGCGCGACGGGCGACCTCGGCACCGTCTTCGCGCTCAGCGTCGTCGGCATCGCGTGCGTGATCGCGGTGATGCTGGGGTCGTTCCTCGAGGCGCTCTTCGTCGTGTCGGTCGTGCCCTTCTCGGTCGCCGCCGTCGTCCTCACGTTCTTCCTGCACGGCATGCACTTCTCGATGCTCGCGCTGATCGGCACGATCGGGCTCGCCGGCGTCGTCGTGAACGCCTCGATCGTGATGATCGACGCCGTCCACCAGGCGCAGCAGCGCGTCGCGTCGGAGGCCCCGCTCGCGCGCACCGCCGCGATGGTCGACGCGCTCGTCGGCCGCCTCCGGCCGATCCTCGTGACGAGCCTGTCGACGCTCGGCGGCGTGTTCCCGACGGCCTACGGGCTCGGCGGCTACGACGCCGTGATGTCGCCGATGTCGCTCGCGCTCGGCTGGGGGCTCGCGCTGTCGACGATCGTCACGCTCTTCCTCGTTCCCGCGCTCTACGTGACGGCCAACGACTGGGCCCGGCGACTCGACGAGTGGCGCCGGCGCCGCGGCATCGCCGCCGGCCGCGGCCTCGCGGCCGAGGGCGGGGCCGCGCCGCTCGCCTCGCTGCCCCGCGACGCCGCCTAG